The following proteins come from a genomic window of Citrobacter europaeus:
- the argA gene encoding amino-acid N-acetyltransferase yields the protein MVKERRTELVQGFRHSVPYINTHRGKTFVIMLGGEAIEHENFSSIVNDIGLLHSLGIRLVVVYGARPQIDANLAAHHHEPVYHKNTRVTDAKTLELVKQAAGLLQLDITARLSMSLNNTPLQGAHINVVSGNFIISQPLGVDDGVDYCHSGRIRRIDEDAIHRQLDSGAIVLMGPVAVSVTGESFNLTSEEVATQLAIKLKAEKMIGFCSSQGVTNDDGDIISELFPNEAQARVELQEEKGDYSSGTVRFLRGAVKACRSGVRRCHLISYQEDGALLQELFSRDGIGTQIVMESAEQIRRATINDIGGILELIRPLEQQGILVRRSREQLEMEIDKFTIIQRDNLTIACAALYPFPEERIGEMACVAVHPDYRSSSRGEVLLERIAAQARQMGLSKLFVLTTRSIHWFQERGFTPVDIDLLPESKKEMYNYQRRSKVLMADLG from the coding sequence GTGGTGAAGGAGCGTAGAACCGAACTGGTACAGGGATTCCGCCATTCTGTTCCCTATATCAATACCCATCGGGGAAAAACGTTTGTCATTATGCTGGGCGGCGAAGCCATCGAGCATGAAAACTTTTCCAGTATCGTCAATGACATTGGTCTTCTTCATAGCCTCGGCATCCGCCTCGTCGTGGTCTATGGCGCACGACCGCAGATTGATGCCAACCTTGCGGCGCATCATCATGAACCGGTGTACCACAAAAATACGCGCGTTACCGACGCTAAAACGCTCGAGCTGGTCAAACAGGCTGCGGGATTACTTCAGCTTGATATTACCGCCCGCCTGTCGATGAGCCTGAATAATACGCCACTGCAAGGTGCACACATCAACGTGGTCAGCGGTAATTTTATTATCTCTCAGCCACTGGGCGTTGATGACGGCGTAGATTACTGCCATAGCGGGCGTATTCGTCGTATTGATGAAGATGCCATTCACCGCCAGTTAGACAGCGGCGCGATAGTCCTGATGGGGCCGGTCGCCGTTTCCGTTACCGGTGAGAGCTTTAACCTGACGTCAGAAGAGGTCGCCACACAGTTGGCTATCAAACTGAAGGCGGAGAAAATGATCGGGTTTTGCTCGTCTCAGGGCGTCACCAACGATGATGGCGATATTATTTCCGAGCTGTTTCCTAACGAAGCCCAGGCTCGCGTTGAGTTGCAGGAAGAGAAAGGCGATTACAGCTCCGGCACGGTGCGCTTCCTGCGCGGGGCGGTGAAAGCTTGTCGCAGTGGCGTACGCCGCTGCCATCTGATCAGCTATCAGGAAGATGGCGCCTTGCTGCAGGAACTGTTCTCCCGCGACGGGATCGGTACACAGATCGTAATGGAAAGCGCCGAGCAGATCCGTCGCGCCACCATTAACGATATCGGCGGGATTCTGGAGCTGATCCGCCCGCTGGAGCAGCAGGGTATTCTGGTCCGCCGCTCGCGCGAACAGTTGGAAATGGAGATCGACAAATTCACGATTATTCAGCGTGATAACCTGACCATCGCCTGCGCCGCTCTGTATCCTTTCCCGGAAGAGAGAATTGGCGAGATGGCGTGCGTGGCGGTGCATCCGGACTACCGTAGTTCGTCGCGCGGGGAAGTGTTGCTGGAACGGATCGCTGCGCAGGCCCGGCAAATGGGGCTAAGCAAGCTGTTTGTGCTGACCACGCGCAGCATCCACTGGTTCCAGGAGCGCGGTTTCACGCCGGTGGATATCGACCTGCTGCCGGAAAGCAAGAAAGAGATGTACAACTATCAGCGGCGGTCAAAAGTGCTGATGGCGGATTTGGGGTAA
- the recD gene encoding exodeoxyribonuclease V subunit alpha, with protein sequence MTIQKRLLEAVEQKQLRPLDAQFALAVAGNDNPAVALAAALLSREAGEGHVCLPLSRLSLSEDAHPLLSGWLAEAGEPENWADCLLASGAVSRGDQPTPLVLYGDRLYLNRMWHNERAVARFFSEVNHAIEVDEQRLTHTLEALFPPSEGVNWQKVAAAVALTRRISVISGGPGTGKTTTVARLLAALIQMADGERCRIRLAAPTGKAAARLTASLGAALRELPLTDEQKKRIPDDASTLHRLLGAQPGSQRLRHHAGNPLHLDVLVVDEASMIDLPMMSRLIDALPPHGRVIFLGDRDQLASVEAGAVLGDICAFVSDGFTPERARQLSRLTGSAIPAGPGTQAAALRDSLCLLQKSYRFGSDSGIGQLAAAINRGDKAAIKTVFQQGFSDIEKRTLHSSEDYAAMLDEALAGYGHYLDLLREGAEPDAVIQAFNEYQLLCALREGPFGVGGLNERIEQVMAQKRKIHRSPHNRWYEGRPVMIARNDSSLGLFNGDIGIALDRGQGLRVWFTLPDGAIKSVQPSRLPEHETTWAMTVHKSQGSEFDHAALILPSQHSPVVTRELVYTAVTRARRRLSLYADERILSGAIATRTERRSGLSALFNDGMM encoded by the coding sequence ATGACAATCCAGAAACGATTACTGGAAGCCGTTGAGCAAAAGCAGCTCAGGCCTCTGGATGCTCAGTTTGCGCTGGCGGTTGCCGGAAATGATAACCCTGCCGTTGCGCTGGCTGCGGCGTTGCTCAGCCGCGAAGCAGGTGAAGGACACGTCTGCTTACCGCTTTCACGGTTATCCCTGAGTGAGGACGCGCATCCTCTGTTAAGCGGCTGGCTCGCTGAAGCGGGAGAGCCTGAGAACTGGGCGGACTGCCTGCTGGCTTCCGGGGCGGTAAGCCGTGGCGATCAACCCACGCCGCTGGTGCTGTATGGCGATCGCCTGTACCTGAACCGGATGTGGCATAACGAACGCGCGGTGGCGCGCTTTTTCAGTGAGGTAAACCACGCCATTGAGGTGGACGAACAACGCCTGACCCATACGCTGGAGGCGCTGTTTCCGCCATCAGAGGGAGTTAACTGGCAAAAAGTGGCCGCTGCTGTAGCGCTGACCCGTCGTATATCGGTGATCTCCGGCGGGCCGGGAACCGGAAAAACGACAACGGTTGCGAGGCTGCTGGCGGCATTGATTCAGATGGCGGACGGTGAACGCTGTCGTATTCGACTGGCAGCGCCAACGGGAAAGGCGGCAGCGCGCCTGACCGCCTCGCTGGGTGCGGCACTGCGAGAGCTACCGCTAACCGATGAGCAAAAGAAACGCATTCCCGATGACGCGAGTACGCTGCATCGATTATTAGGCGCTCAGCCTGGCAGTCAGCGCCTGCGTCATCATGCGGGAAACCCGCTGCATCTGGATGTGCTGGTGGTGGATGAAGCTTCGATGATCGATTTGCCGATGATGTCGCGCCTTATCGATGCGCTGCCGCCGCACGGGCGGGTGATTTTTCTGGGCGATCGCGACCAGCTCGCTTCTGTCGAGGCGGGGGCAGTGCTGGGGGATATCTGTGCTTTCGTCAGTGACGGGTTTACCCCGGAACGCGCCCGCCAGCTCAGTCGCCTGACCGGAAGCGCTATTCCGGCAGGGCCGGGAACTCAGGCGGCAGCTCTGCGCGACAGTCTGTGCCTGCTGCAAAAGAGCTACCGTTTTGGCAGCGATTCCGGAATTGGTCAGTTGGCTGCAGCGATTAATCGCGGCGACAAAGCTGCGATAAAAACGGTTTTCCAGCAGGGATTTAGCGACATCGAAAAACGCACGTTACACAGCAGCGAGGATTATGCCGCAATGCTGGATGAGGCGTTAGCGGGCTATGGGCACTATCTGGATTTACTGCGCGAGGGTGCCGAGCCGGATGCTGTCATTCAGGCCTTCAATGAGTATCAACTGCTATGTGCCCTGCGGGAAGGGCCGTTTGGCGTGGGCGGTTTGAATGAACGCATCGAGCAGGTGATGGCGCAAAAACGTAAAATTCATCGTTCACCGCATAACCGCTGGTATGAGGGAAGGCCGGTGATGATCGCGCGCAATGACAGTTCGCTGGGATTATTTAACGGCGATATCGGTATTGCCCTCGATCGTGGACAGGGCCTGAGGGTGTGGTTTACGCTGCCGGACGGTGCTATCAAATCGGTGCAACCCAGCCGCTTGCCTGAGCATGAAACCACCTGGGCGATGACGGTGCATAAATCGCAGGGATCCGAGTTTGACCACGCGGCGTTGATTTTACCCAGCCAGCATTCACCCGTGGTTACTCGCGAGCTGGTCTATACCGCCGTTACCCGCGCGCGTCGCCGTCTGTCGCTGTATGCCGATGAGCGGATACTGAGTGGCGCCATTGCCACCCGCACCGAACGTCGCAGCGGATTGTCAGCATTATTTAATGACGGCATGATGTAG
- the mltA gene encoding murein transglycosylase A, with protein MKGRWAKYLLAGAVVAMLAACSSKPTDRGQQYKDGKFTQPFSLVNQPDAVGAPINAGDFAEQVNQIRSASPRLYGNQSNVYNAIQQWLRAGGDTRSMRQFGIDAWQMEGADNYGNVQFTGYYTPVIQARHTRQGEFQYPIYRMPPKRGRLPSRAEIYAGALSDNYILAYSNSLMDNFIMDVQGSGYIDFGDGSPLNFFSYSGKNGHAYRSIGKVLIDRGEVKKEDMSMQAIRHWGETHSEAEVRELLEQNPSFVFFKPQSFAPVKGASAVPLIGRASVASDRSIIPAGTTLLAEVPLLDNNGKFTGQYELRLMVALDVGGAIKGQHFDIYQGIGADAGHRAGWYNHYGRVWVLKTAANAGNVFSG; from the coding sequence ATGAAAGGACGTTGGGCAAAATATCTTCTGGCGGGAGCAGTAGTCGCGATGCTCGCCGCGTGTTCCTCAAAACCCACCGATCGTGGGCAGCAGTATAAAGACGGGAAATTTACCCAGCCTTTCTCACTGGTGAACCAGCCTGATGCGGTTGGCGCACCAATCAATGCCGGTGATTTCGCCGAGCAGGTTAATCAAATTCGCAGCGCTTCGCCGCGTTTGTACGGTAACCAGAGCAACGTCTACAACGCTATCCAGCAATGGCTACGCGCGGGCGGTGATACGCGCAGTATGCGCCAGTTTGGTATTGATGCCTGGCAAATGGAAGGGGCGGACAATTACGGTAACGTCCAGTTTACCGGTTACTACACGCCGGTGATTCAGGCGCGCCATACGCGTCAGGGCGAGTTTCAGTATCCTATCTATCGTATGCCGCCAAAACGTGGGCGCTTACCCTCTCGTGCCGAGATCTACGCTGGCGCGCTAAGCGATAATTACATTCTGGCGTACAGCAACTCCCTGATGGATAACTTCATTATGGATGTTCAGGGCAGTGGTTACATCGATTTTGGCGATGGCAGCCCACTCAACTTCTTTAGCTATTCCGGGAAAAACGGCCACGCCTATCGCAGTATCGGCAAAGTGCTTATCGACCGTGGCGAAGTGAAAAAAGAAGATATGTCGATGCAGGCCATTCGCCACTGGGGAGAAACGCACAGCGAGGCCGAAGTGCGTGAGCTGCTGGAGCAGAACCCATCGTTTGTCTTCTTTAAACCGCAATCTTTTGCTCCGGTAAAAGGGGCCAGCGCGGTACCGTTGATTGGCCGTGCATCCGTGGCTTCTGACCGTAGTATCATTCCTGCGGGCACAACGTTACTGGCGGAAGTTCCGTTACTGGACAACAACGGCAAGTTTACCGGTCAGTACGAACTGCGTCTGATGGTGGCGTTAGATGTGGGTGGGGCGATTAAAGGGCAACACTTCGATATCTACCAGGGCATTGGGGCTGACGCCGGACACCGTGCAGGGTGGTATAATCACTACGGACGCGTGTGGGTGCTGAAAACAGCGGCCAACGCGGGTAACGTTTTTAGCGGTTAA
- the csdE gene encoding cysteine desulfurase sulfur acceptor subunit CsdE → MTSPLFAGHPFGTTVTEETLRNTFIPLTQWEDKYRQLILLGKQLPALPDTLKAQAKEIAGCENRVWLGHTLHENGTLHFFGDSEGRIVRGLLAVLLTAVEGKTAAELLAHSPMALFDELGLRAQLSASRSQGLHALNEAILEAAQKAE, encoded by the coding sequence ATGACAAGCCCTCTGTTCGCCGGACACCCGTTTGGCACAACCGTAACCGAAGAGACGTTACGCAATACCTTTATCCCGCTCACTCAGTGGGAAGATAAATATCGCCAGCTGATTCTGCTGGGTAAGCAGTTGCCGGCGCTTCCGGATACGCTAAAAGCGCAGGCCAAAGAAATTGCGGGCTGCGAAAACCGCGTCTGGTTGGGACATACCCTTCATGAGAATGGCACTCTGCATTTCTTCGGCGACAGCGAAGGTCGCATAGTACGCGGGCTGTTGGCGGTATTACTCACGGCGGTCGAAGGTAAAACCGCAGCCGAGTTACTGGCGCACTCGCCCATGGCATTATTTGACGAACTGGGTTTACGCGCGCAGCTTAGCGCCTCGCGTAGCCAGGGCCTGCATGCTCTTAACGAAGCTATTCTTGAGGCTGCTCAGAAAGCCGAATGA
- the amiC gene encoding N-acetylmuramoyl-L-alanine amidase AmiC (Like AmiA, dependent on TAT (Twin-Arginine Translocation) system for export.) codes for MSGSNSAISRRRLLQGAGAMWLLSVSQVGLAAVSQVVAVRVWPASSYTRVTVESNRLLKYKQFALSNPERVVVDIEGVNLNSVLKGIGTQIRPDDPYIKSARVGQFDPQTVRMVFELKQNVKPQLFALAPVAGFKERLVMDLYPANAQDVQDPLLALLEDYNKGDLDKQVPPAQSGPQPGKAGRDRPIVIMLDPGHGGEDSGAVGKYKTREKDVVLQIARRLRALIEKEGNMKVFMTRNEDIFIPLKVRVAKAQKQRADLFVSIHADAFTSRQPSGSSVFALSTKGATSTAAKYLAQTQNASDLIGGVSKSGDRYVDHTMFDMVQSLTIADSLKFGKAVLNKLGKINNLHKNQVEQAGFAVLKAPDIPSILVETAFISNVEEERKLKTATFQQEVAESILAGIKAYFADGATLARRG; via the coding sequence ATGTCGGGATCCAATTCAGCAATCAGTCGCCGCCGTTTACTGCAAGGTGCGGGTGCTATGTGGCTTTTGAGCGTCAGCCAGGTCGGTCTGGCTGCCGTTAGTCAGGTCGTTGCCGTTCGTGTCTGGCCCGCGTCCAGCTATACCCGCGTCACGGTAGAATCTAACCGTCTGCTGAAATACAAACAGTTTGCCCTGAGTAATCCTGAGCGTGTGGTTGTGGATATTGAAGGCGTTAACTTGAACTCGGTGCTTAAGGGCATTGGTACGCAGATCCGTCCTGACGATCCGTATATTAAGTCGGCGCGTGTTGGGCAGTTTGACCCACAGACCGTGCGGATGGTGTTCGAGCTGAAACAGAACGTGAAGCCGCAACTTTTTGCGCTGGCTCCGGTGGCTGGCTTTAAAGAACGTCTGGTGATGGATCTCTATCCTGCGAATGCCCAGGATGTTCAGGATCCGTTGCTGGCGTTGCTGGAAGATTACAACAAGGGCGATCTGGATAAACAGGTGCCGCCTGCGCAAAGTGGCCCGCAGCCTGGTAAAGCGGGGCGCGATCGTCCGATTGTCATTATGCTGGACCCTGGCCACGGCGGAGAGGATTCCGGTGCGGTGGGGAAATACAAGACGCGTGAAAAAGATGTGGTACTGCAGATTGCCCGCCGCCTGCGAGCCCTCATAGAGAAAGAGGGCAACATGAAGGTCTTTATGACGCGAAATGAAGATATCTTCATTCCGCTTAAAGTCCGCGTGGCGAAAGCGCAGAAGCAGCGTGCAGACCTGTTTGTCTCTATTCACGCCGATGCCTTTACCAGCAGACAGCCCAGCGGTTCGTCGGTGTTTGCGCTCTCAACCAAAGGCGCCACCAGTACCGCCGCGAAATATCTGGCGCAGACCCAGAACGCCTCGGATCTCATCGGTGGCGTCAGCAAAAGCGGTGACCGTTATGTCGACCACACCATGTTCGACATGGTGCAATCGCTGACCATCGCCGACAGCCTGAAGTTTGGTAAAGCGGTATTGAACAAGCTTGGAAAAATCAATAACCTACATAAAAATCAGGTTGAACAGGCCGGGTTTGCGGTGCTAAAAGCGCCGGATATCCCATCCATTCTGGTAGAAACGGCATTTATCAGTAACGTTGAGGAAGAGCGTAAACTCAAAACGGCGACCTTCCAGCAGGAAGTTGCAGAGTCGATTCTGGCGGGGATTAAAGCCTACTTTGCCGATGGGGCGACGCTGGCGAGAAGGGGATAA
- the csdA gene encoding cysteine desulfurase CsdA, which translates to MNAFNPAQFRAQFPALNDAGVYLDSAATALKPQAVIEATHQFYSLSAGNVHRSQFAEAQRLTARYEAARGKVASLINAPNDKTIVWTRGTTEAINMVAQSYARPRLQPGDEIIVSVAEHHANLVPWLMVAEQTGAKVVRLPLNAHLLPDVENLAQLITPRSRILALGQMSNVTGGCPDLARAITLAHAADMVVMVDGAQGIVHFPADVQQLDIDFYAFSGHKLYGPTGIGVLYGKPELLEAMSPWLGGGKMISEVSFDGFTTQAAPWKLEAGTPNVAGVIGLSAALEWLADVDVAQAENWSRGLATLAEDALAKRPGFRSFRCQDSSLLAFDFAGVHHSDMVTLLAEYGIALRAGQHCAQPLLAELGVSGTLRASFAPYNTQSDVDALVSAIDRALDILVD; encoded by the coding sequence ATGAACGCTTTTAACCCCGCGCAGTTTCGCGCCCAATTTCCCGCACTCAACGATGCTGGCGTCTATCTCGACAGCGCTGCTACGGCGCTGAAGCCGCAGGCGGTGATTGAAGCTACCCACCAGTTTTATAGCCTGAGCGCCGGGAACGTCCATCGCAGCCAGTTTGCCGAAGCACAACGCCTGACCGCACGCTATGAAGCCGCGCGGGGAAAAGTCGCAAGTCTGATTAATGCGCCGAATGACAAAACAATCGTCTGGACCCGCGGCACGACCGAGGCGATCAATATGGTTGCCCAGAGCTATGCGCGACCGCGCTTACAACCGGGCGATGAGATTATCGTTAGCGTGGCGGAACATCACGCCAACCTCGTACCCTGGCTGATGGTGGCGGAGCAAACGGGAGCTAAGGTAGTCCGGCTGCCGCTCAATGCCCATTTATTGCCAGATGTTGAAAACCTCGCGCAACTCATTACTCCCCGCAGCCGCATTCTGGCGCTCGGGCAGATGTCGAACGTCACCGGCGGTTGCCCGGATCTGGCCCGCGCCATCACGCTCGCCCATGCGGCTGACATGGTGGTGATGGTTGATGGCGCCCAGGGTATTGTCCATTTCCCTGCTGACGTACAGCAGTTAGATATTGATTTCTATGCATTCTCGGGCCACAAACTGTATGGCCCGACCGGCATTGGCGTGCTGTACGGTAAACCTGAACTGCTGGAAGCGATGTCTCCCTGGCTCGGCGGCGGCAAGATGATTAGTGAAGTCAGTTTTGATGGTTTCACCACACAGGCAGCGCCATGGAAGCTGGAGGCCGGTACGCCTAACGTTGCTGGCGTTATCGGGCTGAGCGCGGCGCTCGAATGGCTGGCGGACGTCGACGTTGCGCAGGCCGAAAACTGGAGCCGGGGTCTGGCGACGCTGGCAGAAGATGCGCTGGCAAAACGCCCCGGCTTTCGTTCCTTCCGCTGCCAGGATTCCAGTCTGCTAGCCTTTGATTTCGCTGGTGTTCATCACAGTGACATGGTCACTCTGCTGGCCGAATATGGCATTGCGCTACGCGCAGGGCAACATTGTGCGCAACCGCTGCTGGCAGAACTGGGCGTATCCGGGACGCTACGCGCCTCATTTGCACCTTATAATACGCAAAGTGATGTGGATGCGTTGGTCTCAGCCATTGACCGCGCGCTGGATATATTGGTGGATTAA
- the tcdA gene encoding tRNA cyclic N6-threonylcarbamoyladenosine(37) synthase TcdA, translating into MSVVISDAWRQRFGGTARLYGENALQLFAQSHVCVVGIGGVGSWAAEALARTGIGAITLIDMDDVCVTNTNRQIHALRDNVGLAKAEVMAERIRQINPECRVSVVDDFVTPENVAEYMSAGFSYVIDAIDSVRPKAALIAYCRRNKIPLVTTGGAGGQIDPTQIQVVDLAKTIQDPLAAKLRERLKSDFGVVKNSKGKLGVDCVFSTEALVYPQADGSVCAMKATAEGPKRMDCASGFGAATMVTATFGFVAVSHALKKMMAKAARQL; encoded by the coding sequence ATGTCTGTGGTTATCAGTGACGCCTGGCGCCAGCGTTTTGGCGGTACGGCGCGTCTGTATGGCGAAAATGCGTTGCAGCTGTTTGCCCAATCGCATGTTTGTGTGGTTGGAATTGGCGGAGTGGGGTCATGGGCGGCGGAAGCGCTGGCGCGTACCGGCATTGGTGCCATTACACTTATCGATATGGATGATGTGTGCGTCACCAATACTAACCGCCAGATCCATGCTCTGCGCGATAACGTCGGCCTGGCAAAAGCTGAAGTGATGGCAGAACGTATCCGCCAGATTAACCCGGAGTGCCGTGTTAGCGTGGTGGATGATTTTGTTACGCCAGAAAACGTTGCTGAGTATATGAGTGCGGGATTTTCGTATGTCATTGATGCGATTGATAGCGTGCGCCCAAAAGCGGCACTGATTGCTTATTGTCGGCGTAATAAAATTCCGCTGGTGACTACCGGCGGTGCTGGCGGGCAGATCGACCCAACGCAGATTCAGGTCGTTGATTTGGCAAAAACCATTCAGGATCCGCTGGCGGCTAAGCTACGTGAGCGGCTGAAAAGCGATTTTGGCGTAGTGAAAAACAGCAAAGGCAAACTGGGTGTGGACTGTGTGTTCTCGACCGAAGCGCTGGTTTACCCGCAGGCAGATGGCTCGGTATGTGCGATGAAAGCGACGGCGGAAGGGCCAAAACGTATGGATTGCGCGTCCGGATTTGGCGCAGCCACTATGGTGACCGCCACCTTTGGCTTTGTTGCCGTCTCACATGCGCTGAAGAAGATGATGGCGAAAGCGGCGCGCCAACTCTGA